The nucleotide window cttttgaacaattataaatttttaattcagatAATTATCTtcaattgtttataacaaatctATATCAAatggaaatatcaaatttttattttcaagtattttgttGCATAagtcaaaaaccaaaaaaaaatcccATTAAACGGTTATAACTTTGatgtgaataataaaaaaatattttttaattaaaattcataacTACTTGAACATATTCAATTGCAATTTTCAGCAAGTTATGATATTTTAAAGCTATGATTATCATACCTTAGCGCTAACCTCCTTAACTttgtaaatatcaataatagCAAAAAACTTCAGAGGAccatttttgtgtaaaattgaaagatctacaacttttatttcaagtttttttcttctagtttccACCGATTTTgcacaattttaaaaaaacactttattGATTCTTTTCCCTTTTACTCTAACctttaaaatttagaaaaaaaatcttttcacaaattattttccctgcacttattttgaaaatgaagaaaacttACCCAGAATTTGCAGTTGGAGCTCCATTGTCTAGAACTACCTTTAAATGTATCGTTATCGCAGGTTTTACAATTGCCTGAAGTGCTTTGTATACATTTGAAACGATTTAGGCACGAATTGATGTTCAGCAGCAAAATTTCATCCGTAGTCAGCTTCCCATTGAAAGGTTTGGAAATGAGGCCCTACTTACACACCGATTGTGTATCTAAGGTAAATACTTTTACCAAAACAACAATTTCgtctttttcaaattaattacagttttaaaaataaatttcaggtATCATCTTACGAATTATTTTCCGTTATATGTCACCATGGTACAGCCGGCGGTGGCCATTATACTTGTTTCGCTTTAAATTCCGGTCAATGGTACGAGTTCGATGATCAATACGTTACCAAAGTTTCACCGGATAAAGTACAAAGCTGCGAAGCTTAcgtacttttttatcaaaaagtcaGTACCACCGCTGATGTAGTTAGAGACGCAGCCGAAAGGATATTAGAGTCTACACCGGAAACTAGAATTGGAGAGAGCGTTAAAAGGACTTATATATCAAGACAATGGACGAATCGGTGAAAAAACTTGATTATTTCGTCAATAAATCTTTAGTCTATTCGAATATTTTTAGGTTTTATTACTGCGCCGAACCGGGAGCAATAGACAACTCGGATTTTTTGTGCCAACACGGTGCAGTCGACCCCGAACACGACATCGATATCCACAAAATCGCCATGGTGGTGCCTTACGACGTTTACCAATATTTACACAGTAGATTCGGCGGATGTCCTCCCTTTACCGACTTAACAGTATGTCCCGCCTGTTTGGCGATGCAAAATCGACTATTATACGAAATGGAAACGTTTTTACAAGTTAGCCGAGAGGCTCAAGCGTTAACCACCCCTCAAACGCATTATATGTCAACTTCTTGGTACACCCAGTGGCACAATTTTGTGCAAAAACGAACTCGAGAACCTCCAGGACCGATCGACAATTCGAAAATCGATCCGGAACAACTGGATCTCGAAGAAGCTGCGGAAGTACCGGAAAGTTTATGGAAATTCTTCCATAACATCTATGGTGGCGGACCTGAAATTAGAATAACGCCGACGGATCTAACTGAAAGTCCTAACTTTCGAACGAAGTATCCTGAAAATGTGGATAGCGAAGAAAGTATACCGGATGTGGTCGATAAACGATCGTACGCGGTGAAAGGACGGGAGAATTGGATAAAGGAAGATAAAAGCGTTTACGGACAAGGCGAACCGATAGAAATCAGAGATGATGCCAAACACGAAGACAGTATAAATGAAGATGCAAAAGAATTGGGTAATAATGTAGAAAATAACGTTGAAATGAGTGTAGAAGATGACGGAGTAGTCAGCAGCGATTCTGTTAAAGTAagtaagaaaaatttcattttttttcagttttaaatttttgtttttttctaataatacctaacctaacctaacctaaacaaaTGGTCAGTCAAATATGtcagaattttttatgaatcaccctgtattatttaaaatattattacaactTATATACAggataatgtaaaaaattaaaagtcataatgtagatataaataattagaatcccctgtataataacaaatataccaatatttttttctaaaacaccctgtatgttattttaaattgaaaatccCCTTCATTTCTCCTTAATAAGATACAGAAATATTTGTTACTACATTTTAATTacgttttttattgaaacaccctgtagtttatataaaatatcattacAAGTTGTATAGAGGGTGCATTTCccctcaaaaaaatatctaaatatttgatACTACgttataattactttttttaaatgaaacaccctgtagtttattctaaatattattataagttatatacagggtgttataaatattaaaaggTGATAACGTAGACATAAATCATTAGAAGTCcctttataataacaaatatgttggtattttttatgaatcgccctgtattttaatttaaattaaaaatcccCTGAATTTTTCCCTAATAAGATATTTGTGTATTTGCTAGTACgttataattatgttttttaataaaacaccctgtagtTCATTTAAAATACCATTAAAAGTTGTATACAGGGTATTCAAAACAAAGTTGAAAGCTAAAATGTCGATATAAATCGTAACAAGTCCCTGTACAATAACAAATATGTTAGTTTTCTTATTATAAGCACCCTATAGTTTaattcgaattaaaaatattcttttaacaatgtaaaattatatgttatacagggtatttaaaaagttgtaaCCAATATTGTCGGCAAAACATATTACAAGTTAAACGCCCTGTATAAAGGCAAATATTTACAAAAGCAACGATGCATTTGATCCATAGTTTTACAGTGATCATCAAAATTcgataaaacaattaattttgcTAATGTTCGTTATATTTAATAAAGGGCGAGTCAAAAtgcaaattcagtttttttatgaatattttaaattggacaaccctgtatttaatattttttttaatcaaactaGGAAGTTTTGACGATATTTCAAattgtatggaaaaatttaagaagtaaatttttttttgtttgatgtaATATTTAGAATCTTTTCAAAGCAttaaaactattgataaaatttttttctcagcAACGTAGTGAACCCAACGACTTATTTCCTATCCATAGTGAACCCGATGACCAATTTACTACCCATAGGGAACCACGATCAATTTTCTATTCGTAATGAATCCAACAACCAATTTCCTATCCAGAATGAATCCAACGACCAGTTTCCTAACAGACCAGTGAGAAATAACAATTAATTGGCCAGTTAACGACtgaaataaagaatatttttcgtCTGGGGGCTATATTAAAACGTTCCTATTAcgttaacctcaaaatattattGGTTGAATCTATCAATCTAAAAATGACTTGAAGCCTGTTTAGACTTTATCGTATGTCATTTTGAGCataagaaatatgaattttattttttatgaatgaatgaattttatgattttctttgtttattttgacTCACCTTGTATTTGATGTTTCTATctatttatttgacatttttataataatttttgatttagttAATTCCTTTTTTGTATCTCAGATGCCAAATAATTATGTAGATAACCTTTCGGAGGATACggaaaaagaagagaaagaaaaagcGGAAGTCAGACCTCACAAGCGGCAtaggagaagaagaaaaaattgatgtacaataattaatgataaatatgcgatgaattaaaaatttttcgacaacgtttaacaaaaattgtgttttgtttgtttattttgtgtattttgtTGAGGATGAAGTGTGGGTGAATATATTgtaagatattttaaaaaaagttctatatatatatatatatttgtgtCAATTTGttggattatttattttaaataaacggCAATaggttttgttttttgtttaaaattgcTTTCTTCAACCCAAAAATCACTTTGCTTCATGAAGACTTATCAAAACTTGAAAATCTAAGATAATTCTATTTCCTCCTGTAACTTTTTCTTTGGATATTTAAGTATATGGTTATAAGATAGACGTATTCTTACTTTGttcaaaattatccaaaaaaattgcagtggctaaaaaatttttattgaaatagttgtaatttaaaaagtcaaaatttcaaatttgaaacctTGATTTTGGGCTGAATCgtcttgattttgggtctctttcattaaaattggtttttaactgaccaaaatcttgattttagaaattttgaagtttttcgCTTTTACTGATAGTTACAGAGTTAGGGCGGGCGTTATGGTAagattggaaaaaattaaagttttttcagaattttggaaaaacggtgaagattagaaaaaaaacctcaaataaaagttatagatctttcaatttcaaacaaagaTGTTTTGGTCCCCtaagtttttttctattactgATATTTACAAAGTTAGGGTGGTTAGGGTAGTAGCAATAggtctttttccaaaattttggaaaatcgatATAAACAAGgaagaaaaagtttaaataaaaattgtagatctttCAGTTCCACACAAAAATGgtaatttgaagttttttgcTCTAACTGATATTTACAGAGCTAGGGCGTTGagattagaaataaatttcgtaaaaatgGTAAAAGTTAGAAAGaaaatcttcaaataaaaattgtatatcttttaatttttcacataattgtTACACTAACATTTTTCAGGTTActgattttcaaaaagttaCAGTAGCTATAGTTTACAAAATTATCTCCCAccgaaaaattataaatttgtaattaagACATTTCTTCTAATAGTTGATAACAAATTCATAACGAAAGAAAATCTATTAACTTTCTTTATTAactattttgttgataaaacgttttgattttaggtttcaatttaattgaaactggtattttaacaaaaatctcGACGCTTCAACTTGAATATGATcttcatcaaaattaaaatgcTTTGCTGAATGATGATGCAagttttcaatttcattcattatattttaatgaaaaatgaatttatatggaaaaatcaGGGagtaatttctattaaaaaaactcttgtaattaaaaaaaaaactaaaatcaagaagattcaTAAACAGAAAGAGGTGAGATACCGAAAAAACATTGATGTTTAGATATATTATGATCAAAAATGTGTCAAAGCCAAAGAAGTTTGAAATATCCTGTCAagatattaatacaaaaaaacaaccTGTTTccaatctaaaataatttatcacaCAAAATAAATCAGAAGATTATTAAAAAGGATAATATTTGTGGTCTTTATACTGCAGCATGGCAGAAACTCTAGCACCCTTATTACGAGACTTTAAATACTCTATTTCCTCACAATCAAGATCGAAATCAGTAATctcgaaattttcttttattcttgTGGGATTCACAGACTTTGGTATAACACTAATTCCTAATTCAAgctaaaaataacaattattgtcttaaattgaaatataatggTGTTATTTTCTTACCAAATATCTTAATATGATTTGCGGTGCggttttattatactttttggCAATTTCAATAACCTTAGGATCTTGAGCAGTAGGTCCAGGATAATTAGGATCCCGGCTATTCCCAAATCTTTCCAATGGACAAAACCCTGTCACTACTATACATTTATCTTGACAAAATTTAATAAGTTCAGGTTGACTTAAATTAGGATTAACTTCAATTTGGTTTACAAcctaaaatataattctaattatttatagGTTACTTCATTTTAGAGTCACAAGTTACAGGTTTTATTTTACAATTCTGCAAAACTCTGTCAATTTGTTGTTTGTTAAAGTTTGAAAGTCCAATACTTTTTGCTAAACCTTGAGTGACACATTCTTCCATTCCCTCCCAAGTTTCTAAATAATCAACATCACTATAAGCTGAACTATCAGTTGGTAGCAGCTCAGCATCTtccttcaaaaacatttatataaaatattaaaaatatgctAGGATATACTGAAAACTCACTTTAAATGCAAAGGGCCAATGTATAAGATACAAATCGACATAAtctaattttaataactttagCGACTCTTTAATTTGAGGTACCACaagatttttttgatgaaaattattccacaactaaaaaaattaataaaagtgcgtatattcgaaaatatttttattatatacttacTTTAGTGGTAATAAACAAATCGTCTCGTTTTACTTTACCACTTTTTAGTATATTCACTAGAGCATCTCCTATTTCTTTTTCGTTTCCGTACAGTTTAGCAGTATCTATATGTCTATATCCTATACTAATTGCATATTCAACGGCATCTTTAACTTCATTTGGAGAGGACTTTACGAAAATGACttaaaatgatgtttttaattgaatttattataatagttaCCTTATAAGTTCCCAGTCCTATAGTAGGTATAGAAAATCCGTTATTAAGTTTCAGAACTTTTggtatttttgacattttattaattaaataaattacgtaattaattaatttgtataaaatttgaaaatgactTCAAATTCACCTAACACGTGATGTTTTGTTTATTTGGCGAATATATGATTCAAATGAACTACCGCGAAAAGCAAAACTGGTAtagttcatttgaactactgaaaaaagatatttgaggaaataatttcttgatagattattttttattgaataaatgagaattattcataagaaaccaattaaatttaaaagttatttgatTGTAAAACATTTCTGGAGCTCATTAATTaaaccaaatttaaaataaatctacAGTCGATGGTGATTTTAGATCAAGCCTatcacctatcagctgattgcggatcCTAATTCAGAACGAGATTTGTTTTATTAGAGTTCAAACattgagaaaatttaaattcaattttatttgttttacagTAATTTCATacgttaatttaattttttttctagactTTAATTCAGTTGTGTGATAGATTTTGAAAgcttaaataattattgttttgtagtTATCAGCGATTTACCATCAAACCTATTTTGCAACAAATTTCTATACcagaaaactcatttttatattgaagaGCACAAAAAGTACAAAAGTGGCAAGTCTCAGTAACTcgtttaaattaataaaaattatttaaaaaacccGTATACGTGGAATTAATAAcgtttaaagttaaaaaaaataaataagtgtaCGGGATCCGGATTACTTTCCGAACATTAAGATCATGATCGGGCTAACCCAATCAAAATACCTGAAAACCCCAtatgttttattgtattattaaatttgtattatagCGTTtagtaaatagaaaattatttattcacttttattttaCTTTGAAGTGCACACGCCTAGGTATTTTTAGTGCGGTTATTAACCAATCTTTCAATTGTGAAGTCTCATCTCTAGTTAACCAGATCAAATTGATTTGACATTTCTATACATTCGATTGTTAATTATCATAACCTGGAATAATCTAGAATTTTTAAATCCGCAATAGTTTGTGAAATTTGTGTAAAAAGGGCAAATTATCGTGACACGTAgagacaaaattttaaattgattgtaatgCCTGGTGTTAATACAAGTATGGCCTTATTACCAACAGATGAGTCTTCGAATGTACAAAATCAAGAATCTACTCGATCTCAACCAAGACAACCTTTAAGTCTGCAAGGTCttttacgtttttctatggAAGCAACAAGAGCAGAGGATGCCCCATTTAATGGAGAATTATTACCAATGGACGAAGAAGtaagaaatttaattcaactgttgattttaaatgaaatatattaatttctagAGAAAACAGTTTCTCGAAAATGCCTTGAAATCGATGACAGTGGATATAGTGGAAGTTCTTCAAAGACAAATACAGTTACTGAGGGGTGTAGAATCTTTGGAAGCACATGAGGATAATACGAAATATTTAGAAGCTATAGAAACTATTTTAGAATATGTTGATAACATAGATATTGCAAACGGTAAGTAttctatacaaaatatttactaaataatttaattttcattttaaagatTTTCACAAAATCGGTGGTTTTACAATACTCTATCCATGTCTCAAATCTTCCGATTGGAAAATTAGGGCGGGAGGATGTGAATTATTAGCAGTTTTATGTCAAAACAACCCATATTGTCAACAAGTAGTACTAGATAATGAGTTCGTACCAAAACTATTAACCATGATCAACACTGACGACGACGGGCAAGTAGTAACAAAAGCAGTATATGCACTAAGTGGTAAAACAAGAACTTTATATCTAATATTAAAATGTGtttatcataatattattttaggtATCATTAGAGATAATCCAGAAGGTGTTTCTCAACTAATTAATTACAATGGTTTGTCCATATTGATACAATGTTTGAAGAGTAATCATGAAAACGTCATTATAAAATCTGCTTTCCTCATGGGAGCTTTGTGTAGATCATCCCCTAAATTAAAAGGTagattttaatcttttttttgttcttaaagAATCTttgtatgtttaaaaaaaaattatgaaattgctAGATTCCACAGTATTGGAAATATGAGGCTTCGAAGTTGCTCAAtcattaaatgaaaaacataagcaggtttaaaaaatcattgggACTGtaatgattaaaatattgagctcaaattttgaaagGATATTTGTGAAGGATCtttgtataatgaaaaaaattgtgatgttgCTTAGAGTTATGGATTTGGAAATATGGGGCTTCAAACTTGgttcaaatattaatgaaaatcatacgatttattgaaatcatttctgctaaagtaattgaaaaaaattacaattttcagATGATTTGATTGCATTAGGTTGTATACCACAACTGATTTCCTTAATTTTAATGGATCATTCTCCTAGTCATGAACATGTTATCTTATTATTGGTCACAATTCTTGAAGATAAACCAGAAGCTGTGGTCCAATTCAAGAATTATTCACCGAACATTAAAGAATTTTTACAGAGGTATCTGGCCACAGTTAATAATAAGGAAGAATATTATGTAAGTGCGAAATTTGTTGAATCGTTAGGATGAAATGAGAATTGCATTTTTTTAGGAAGAAGAAAATTGTTGCAAACGACTTTTACACATGTTGCAATCGTAAATTTCATCACTTaatctaaagaaatattttttttaaacatttaaaatttaataataaatatttattacttaatattgatttattaatccTATTTACTAATTCACCTGCGTATTAATTAAAagggtaattttttattgtcatttcgattttttgttttcagaaaaacgattttagtaaaatttttttatttggcgaatttttgacaaaaaaattggcTGGCCGAACAAGTGCAAGCAGTACAGTGAgaactagttctcttgcactgctactaagaacagcACACTAGCTCTGATTCTGCTATAAAGAACGttttagtgtacacttcctCGACTAAGTCTGCCAGTGCAGCTACAAAGAACAAACATACTATTTCAACTAATCAGCATATTTCGATTATACTGAAAAGCGGTGTTGCCAGATTTTCTTAGATATTAGCTGTTATATATGAAATTCAGTAGAATAAGCAAATTACAtattaagaaatgttttttttttaatttgagttCAATTAAATATcgcattttttaatttcaaaatatattaattccgataaaaataactaatagtCAAATAATAACTACTTACTTTATTTAAGATTCTATAGTATACAAGAAcaaattttcacaacacttaataataataaacttttaagtCATCTCGATGTTTTAGAATGTTACGTCTTCAGAAATATTctgataattcaaatttttttctgttgtaGATTCACTCAATTTCTCTAACATTTCTTGAACTTTCAAAAACTGTAATTTCGTTTTATGTACTTCGAATCTCATAAATACTATGTTATTGTgcatttccattattttctgactgtaagtttgtattttttgtatcatatcTGCGTAAATCGTATCGgtgcaatttttttgtaattcgaTAAGTTgtaattctttttcaaaattattttccattgcTAGCAATCACTTTTCAAACACGTAAACCAGTAACCGCAATTCTATTTAGCAATAGAAATGTCAACAATCACGACCGTCAAATGTTTCGAACATATAATTAGTAGATTT belongs to Diorhabda carinulata isolate Delta chromosome X, icDioCari1.1, whole genome shotgun sequence and includes:
- the LOC130900822 gene encoding aldo-keto reductase family 1 member B1-like; protein product: MSKIPKVLKLNNGFSIPTIGLGTYKSSPNEVKDAVEYAISIGYRHIDTAKLYGNEKEIGDALVNILKSGKVKRDDLFITTKLWNNFHQKNLVVPQIKESLKLLKLDYVDLYLIHWPFAFKEDAELLPTDSSAYSDVDYLETWEGMEECVTQGLAKSIGLSNFNKQQIDRVLQNCKIKPVVNQIEVNPNLSQPELIKFCQDKCIVVTGFCPLERFGNSRDPNYPGPTAQDPKVIEIAKKYNKTAPQIILRYLLELGISVIPKSVNPTRIKENFEITDFDLDCEEIEYLKSRNKGARVSAMLQYKDHKYYPF
- the LOC130901648 gene encoding hsp70-binding protein 1, with translation MPGVNTSMALLPTDESSNVQNQESTRSQPRQPLSLQGLLRFSMEATRAEDAPFNGELLPMDEERKQFLENALKSMTVDIVEVLQRQIQLLRGVESLEAHEDNTKYLEAIETILEYVDNIDIANDFHKIGGFTILYPCLKSSDWKIRAGGCELLAVLCQNNPYCQQVVLDNEFVPKLLTMINTDDDGQVVTKAVYALSGIIRDNPEGVSQLINYNGLSILIQCLKSNHENVIIKSAFLMGALCRSSPKLKDDLIALGCIPQLISLILMDHSPSHEHVILLLVTILEDKPEAVVQFKNYSPNIKEFLQRYLATVNNKEEYYEEENCCKRLLHMLQS